A genomic window from Gossypium hirsutum isolate 1008001.06 chromosome D12, Gossypium_hirsutum_v2.1, whole genome shotgun sequence includes:
- the LOC107946093 gene encoding F-box/LRR-repeat protein 4 isoform X1 produces MADAVGPPVCINDTLTDDELRSILSRLESDKDKEVFGLVCKRWLHLQSTERKKLSARAGSHMLSRMAARFTRVLELDLSQSVSRSFYPGVTDSDLAVIAEGFKCLKVLKLQNCKAITDRGLALIGGGLPSLQSLDASYCRKLTDKGLSAVADGCHDLRSLHLAGCRFVTDGLLFSLSRNCKNLVELGLQGCTNISDSGLADLVNGCQHIRFLDINKCSSVGDVGISKVAEVCSSSLKTLKLLDCYKVGDESIFSVSKFCKNLETLIIGGCRDVSDESIKSLAAACKNSLKNLRMDWCLNISDSSLSCILTQCKNLEALDIGCCEEVTDAAFEDLRNGEIEFSLKVLKISNCPKITVSGINMLLNQCTSLEYLDVRSCPHVTKAGCDEAGLVFPQYCKVNFTGSLSEPDVLV; encoded by the exons ATGGCCGATGCTGTTGGGCCCCCGGTTTGCATAAACGACACATTGACGGACGACGAGTTGAGATCGATACTGTCAAGGCTGGAAAGTGATAAGGACAAGGAAGTGTTCGGTCTGGTCTGCAAGAGATGGCTGCATCTGCAGAGTACCGAGAGGAAGAAGCTCTCCGCTCGTGCGGGATCGCACATGCTCAGCAGGATGGCTGCCAGGTTCACACGTGTGCTGGAGTTGGACCTCTCTCAGTCCGTTTCCAGGTCTTTCTATCCTGGGGTTACTGACTCTGATCTTGCCGTTATCGCTGAAGGTTTCAAGTGCTTGAAGGTCCTCAAGTTGCAAAATTGTAAAG CTATTACAGATAGAGGATTGGCTTTGATTGGTGGGGGTCTTCCTTCCCTACAATCTTTGGATGCATCATATTGCCGAAAGTTGACAGACAAGGGATTGTCAGCTGTTGCTGACGGCTGCCATGACCTGAGGAGCCTGCATCTTGCAGGCTGCAGATTTGTCACTGATGGATTGTTGTTTTCTCTCTCTAGGAATTGTAAGAATCTAGTGGAGTTAGGCTTGCAGGGATGCACCAACATAAGTGACTCTGGACTAGCAGATCTTGTAAATGGTTGTCAACACATTAGGTTTTTAGACATTAATAAGTGCAGCAGTGTTGGAGATGTTGGGATTTCCAAGGTTGCTGAGGTTTGTTCATCTTCTCTGAAGACACTAAAGTTGTTGGACTGTTATAAAGTTGGGGATGAGTCAATATTCTCCGTATCTAAATTCTGCAAAAATCTTGAAACTCTTATAATTGGTGGTTGCCGGGATGTGTCTGATGAGTCTATAAAGTCATTAGCTGCTGCATGTAAAAATAGTCTTAAGAATTTGCGGATGGATTGGTGCTTAAACATTTCTGACTCTTCGTTGAGCTGCATTCTTACACAGTGCAAGAACTTAGAGGCGCTCGATATTGGATGCTGTGAGGAGGTTACAGATGCTGCTTTTGAGGATTTAAGAAATGGGGAAATTGAGTTCAGCTTGAAGGTTTTGAAAATCAGTAACTGTCCAAAGATTACTGTTTCAGGAATCAATATGCTTTTGAATCAATGCACTTCTTTGGAATACCTTGATGTGAGGTCCTGCCCTCATGTAACTAAGGCAGGTTGCGATGAAGCCGGATTAGTTTTCCCCCAGTATTGTAAAGTGAACTTCACCGGTAGCTTAAGTGAGCCAGATGTTCTTGTTTAA
- the LOC107946093 gene encoding F-box/LRR-repeat protein 20 isoform X2: MYFNSLHTCSLLSYPILHSELGQFGLRPLCITAITDRGLALIGGGLPSLQSLDASYCRKLTDKGLSAVADGCHDLRSLHLAGCRFVTDGLLFSLSRNCKNLVELGLQGCTNISDSGLADLVNGCQHIRFLDINKCSSVGDVGISKVAEVCSSSLKTLKLLDCYKVGDESIFSVSKFCKNLETLIIGGCRDVSDESIKSLAAACKNSLKNLRMDWCLNISDSSLSCILTQCKNLEALDIGCCEEVTDAAFEDLRNGEIEFSLKVLKISNCPKITVSGINMLLNQCTSLEYLDVRSCPHVTKAGCDEAGLVFPQYCKVNFTGSLSEPDVLV; the protein is encoded by the coding sequence atgtatttcaaTTCCTTACATACCTGTTCTTTATTAAGTTATCCTATATTGCATTCTGAATTGGGGCAATTTGGCTTGCGTCCTCTATGTATTACAGCTATTACAGATAGAGGATTGGCTTTGATTGGTGGGGGTCTTCCTTCCCTACAATCTTTGGATGCATCATATTGCCGAAAGTTGACAGACAAGGGATTGTCAGCTGTTGCTGACGGCTGCCATGACCTGAGGAGCCTGCATCTTGCAGGCTGCAGATTTGTCACTGATGGATTGTTGTTTTCTCTCTCTAGGAATTGTAAGAATCTAGTGGAGTTAGGCTTGCAGGGATGCACCAACATAAGTGACTCTGGACTAGCAGATCTTGTAAATGGTTGTCAACACATTAGGTTTTTAGACATTAATAAGTGCAGCAGTGTTGGAGATGTTGGGATTTCCAAGGTTGCTGAGGTTTGTTCATCTTCTCTGAAGACACTAAAGTTGTTGGACTGTTATAAAGTTGGGGATGAGTCAATATTCTCCGTATCTAAATTCTGCAAAAATCTTGAAACTCTTATAATTGGTGGTTGCCGGGATGTGTCTGATGAGTCTATAAAGTCATTAGCTGCTGCATGTAAAAATAGTCTTAAGAATTTGCGGATGGATTGGTGCTTAAACATTTCTGACTCTTCGTTGAGCTGCATTCTTACACAGTGCAAGAACTTAGAGGCGCTCGATATTGGATGCTGTGAGGAGGTTACAGATGCTGCTTTTGAGGATTTAAGAAATGGGGAAATTGAGTTCAGCTTGAAGGTTTTGAAAATCAGTAACTGTCCAAAGATTACTGTTTCAGGAATCAATATGCTTTTGAATCAATGCACTTCTTTGGAATACCTTGATGTGAGGTCCTGCCCTCATGTAACTAAGGCAGGTTGCGATGAAGCCGGATTAGTTTTCCCCCAGTATTGTAAAGTGAACTTCACCGGTAGCTTAAGTGAGCCAGATGTTCTTGTTTAA